Part of the Yersinia hibernica genome, AATCTAAAGACAACAGAAAGATAGGCAATAGAAAAACGTTTTTTTTCCTCAAAAAGTGAGACTAATTTTATATTCTCATCGACATAAAAATTAGGAGGAGTATTGCCACTTAAGCTGATAATAACAACCTGATAGCCATTTTTAACAAGATAATTTGCGAGCGCTAAACTGACTCGTTCAGTTCCACCGGTATGGCTTATATCACCACCAAAGAAAGCAACCTTTTTCATAGAATAATTATTGCCTTTTAATTTTATTAATTATTGCACCAGGTAAAGTAACAATTTTAACCAAAATAGAAGATTTAGTCTGGTCAATATACTTACTATCCATCATAGCTAAAGCCTGATTAATTCTTAAAACAGATTTTATAAAATCTAATGGACGGGATAGCCACAACTTTAGCGGTACATTTTCTAATAAAGCTTTACGAGAAATATAATGCCCTGCAGCATGTTTTTTTATCGACGATTTACTTAGCCTATTATTTTTTTCATCATCAAAAAAAATACGCACTGGAATTGAGCTATAATAAAAACTATATTTTTTAGCCACATTACTATAAAACCAAATTTCCGGAATAAAATTGATACCAGGTTTGACAGGATATAAATAATTTTTGATTAATTCTGTTTTAAAAAAGTCGATTCGCTCACCGCGAATTCCGGAGGAAAATTCATCAAACCATGAATTTTTTTTATCCCCATTAGATAAATAGCAGTTATTAGGCTGTAATGTCTCTGAATTTATCGATATTGCCCTGATGCCTATAATTTCATTATCGTCAAATACTGTACTCATTGTCAGTAATTTACTGATAGAGTCAGTCACAAGGGCGTCATCAGAATCCAACCCGATAAAATATTCTCCGTGCGCATTCTCTAGCGCTGCATTCCATGCGGCTTGCTTCCCATTATTACTTTGATAGATATAGTTTATTTTTATTCTTTTTTCATTTTGAAATTCTCTAACCACATCACGCGTATTATCTGTGGAGCCATCATCAACTATTAACCACTCTATATCATCTCTATTTTGTTCTAGAATAGAAAGATAGCAACGTTTTAATAGATGTGCTCTATTGAATGTAGGTGTAAATATAGTGACTGCAGTCATTTATTTTTCACCTCATGTTCAACAGATGAAACCAATCTAAAAAATAATTTATATTTAAATATGTAATATAAAATAGACTTTAGTTTCCCCGAATGAAGAATGGCTTTTAATGGAACAATTTCATAAGCTTTATTGTAACTTTCTAAGGCTCGGGATTTATTAATATGATAGATTCTGGCGCATTTTGAAACATGAGACAAAAATACGCTCGCTAAAACCACCGCCCAATATTTACTATTATTTTTTAAGTATTGATCTGTAAACCTGACTAACCCGAACTCACTATCATCAAGGTCGGATATATATATATTTTTAGTAATACTGCTCGATACTTGTCTATATTGTACAATTAAATCTTTGCATTCAAATATTGATTTACATTTATTAATTAATATAGGAAGGAGTAATTGGTCTTCAAATCGTCGGCCAATATCAAAATTAATCCCATTAAAAATATCTCTATTGAAGATACAACGCCATACATAAAACATTTCACTCTCTGCTATTCTCAATTTTACAGAATCAAGATTATCGACAGTTAATTTATTTTCTTTTATTAACTTAAATGCTTTTTCTTTATCGTCTATAATTTCGCTGTAATTAAAAATCAAGCCATCAGATGAATTAGCTCGAATAACTTCCTTGATAGTGTGATAAATATCATCACACCACAAATCATCAGCATCTAAGAAAGTAATATATCTTCCACTAGAGGTCGATATTCCTTTATTTCTAACAACAGAGATACCCGCATTTTCTTGTGCTATATAAACAAACTCAAAATTTTCACTGTATTTTTTTATAATATCTGCTGAGTTGTCAGTTGAACCATCATTAATAATGATGACTTCTAAGGTATTATCCCATTGTGAAAACACTGAAGCTAAACACGAATCAAGATATTTATCAGCATTATATACGGGTATAATCAGTGAGAGTAATTTTTTATTATCCATTTTTATTTCTCGCAAGAATTTCAAATAGTAGTTTCTTTCTCTTAAGAATGATAGCCAAGCATATAAAGGATAATGCCTCAATAGTAATAATTGAAACCACCCCACCCACTGCACCATATTTAGATGCAAGATATGCGCAGAGAGGTATATGAATTACGGCAGAAATCATGGGTAAAATAGTATAAGAGGCTTTATGTCCATGTGGGAGTAAAATATAATTACCAAGAACAGTTGATTGAATCACTAATAAATAAACAGGAGAGAATAAAATCAGTAACCTAGATACCTCTGAATACTCATGGCCAAACATAATCCTGGTAATTAATTTAGAAAAAATAATCACAAATATAGTTATAACGATGCATAGAGCCCCTTGCCAATAAAAAATCTTTCTAATGAGTGCATAAGCTTCATTTTTTTTACTGACTAATAAGGAGTTTATTCTCGGATAAAATGCATTTCCTAAGACGAGAAAGACCCCCAGAATAGCACCTTTTACTCTATCTGCCGCTGTGAATATACTTACCTCATAGACATTACTGAATATACCAATGATAATTGTAGTGCTCATGGTATAAAGACTAATGGAAAGTGTTGCACAGAATATTGGGAATGAGTCTTTTAGGGTATGTGAGACTCTTAGACTGGAGAACTTGACTGTCCTGACTAGTT contains:
- a CDS encoding glycosyltransferase family 2 protein gives rise to the protein MTAVTIFTPTFNRAHLLKRCYLSILEQNRDDIEWLIVDDGSTDNTRDVVREFQNEKRIKINYIYQSNNGKQAAWNAALENAHGEYFIGLDSDDALVTDSISKLLTMSTVFDDNEIIGIRAISINSETLQPNNCYLSNGDKKNSWFDEFSSGIRGERIDFFKTELIKNYLYPVKPGINFIPEIWFYSNVAKKYSFYYSSIPVRIFFDDEKNNRLSKSSIKKHAAGHYISRKALLENVPLKLWLSRPLDFIKSVLRINQALAMMDSKYIDQTKSSILVKIVTLPGAIINKIKRQ
- a CDS encoding glycosyltransferase yields the protein MDNKKLLSLIIPVYNADKYLDSCLASVFSQWDNTLEVIIINDGSTDNSADIIKKYSENFEFVYIAQENAGISVVRNKGISTSSGRYITFLDADDLWCDDIYHTIKEVIRANSSDGLIFNYSEIIDDKEKAFKLIKENKLTVDNLDSVKLRIAESEMFYVWRCIFNRDIFNGINFDIGRRFEDQLLLPILINKCKSIFECKDLIVQYRQVSSSITKNIYISDLDDSEFGLVRFTDQYLKNNSKYWAVVLASVFLSHVSKCARIYHINKSRALESYNKAYEIVPLKAILHSGKLKSILYYIFKYKLFFRLVSSVEHEVKNK
- a CDS encoding oligosaccharide flippase family protein, with the translated sequence MSVLRRNIFSLLLLQGSNYIIPLLTLPYLTRVLGVEGFGVYSLTLSLAQYFVILIDFGFNLSASKKIAEHQDNPEYISKVFFETLFSKSILCLISILIVILLLATNSHAVIQRELIYTVLMLIGTTLMPIWFFQGIEKLSVVTNLMIVAKLSMLPLFFIFVHSDADVKYAVMIQSSMNLLAGIIAIIYIYRKKLVRTVKFSSLRVSHTLKDSFPIFCATLSISLYTMSTTIIIGIFSNVYEVSIFTAADRVKGAILGVFLVLGNAFYPRINSLLVSKKNEAYALIRKIFYWQGALCIVITIFVIIFSKLITRIMFGHEYSEVSRLLILFSPVYLLVIQSTVLGNYILLPHGHKASYTILPMISAVIHIPLCAYLASKYGAVGGVVSIITIEALSFICLAIILKRKKLLFEILARNKNG